The Microbulbifer sp. YPW1 genome contains the following window.
TTGGCCTCCACCAGCAGTTTGCCGTTGTCACAGATTTTCCTGACCCAGTTGAAGTCCGCCCTGGACTCCAGCAACGTGAGTGTGGACAGCACTATCTGCTTGTCGGAAACCTCCGCCAGTTGCTGTGCCAGTTCCAGCCAATCGGCGGCGCGCAACTGGTGGCGCTTGCCGCACACCACTTCGCCCAGGTAGATGATATCCAGCGGGGTGGACAGCATCTGTTCGTAGAATTGATTGATATCGGTGCGCGGCCAATAGTATTGCGCCGGTCCCAGAGCGAGCTGCATGGGTATCCTCTACTGCCAGGGGCGATCGTAAGCGCCCAGAGTGGTTTGCTTGCCTTCGGAATTCTTCGCCAGCGTTTCGCGCCAGCTTTGTTTTACCGAGAAATCCGCGCCCTGTTGCAGCGCCGCGTCGATCGCCTCGCGCCAGGTGCGCACTACCTGTGCCACATACGCGGGGCTGCGCTGGCGGCCCTCCAGTTTGATGGCCTGGATACCGGCGGCCTTGAGTTCGGGCAACAGTGCCATGCTGTTCAGGCTGGTGGGTTCCTCGAGCGCGTGCTGGCGCTTGCCGTCCACCATAAAACGGCCCTTGCACAGGGTCGGGTAGCCGGCGTTTTCGTGTTCGGCGAAGCGATCGATCAGCACGCCATTGAGGCGTGTTTCCAGGGTATGCCCGGTAGTGCGCCATTCCACCGCTTTGGCCGGTGAGCAGACGCCGTTCTGGTTGGGGGATTCGCCGGTGACATAGGAACTCAGGTGACAGCGCCCTTCCGCCATGATGCACAGACTGCCGAAACCGAACACCTCCAGCTCCACCTGACTCGCCGCCGCCAGTTGCTGTACCTGCTTGAGTGACAGCACCCGCGGCAGCACCGCGCGGCGGATACCGAATTGCTGGCGGTAGAATTCCAGCGCCGGTGCACTGGTGGCGGAGGCCTGTACCGACAGGTGCAGGGACAGTTGCGGATGCTTGTCCCGCGCGTACCCCATCAGACCGATATCCGCGAGGATCACGGCGTCGGCATTGAGCCCGGCCGCGCGATCCACCGCTGCCTGCCAGCGGGTGAAGCTGCTGGGCTTGGCGTAGGTATTGATGGCGACGAACAGCTTGCGGCCGCGGTTGCGAATCCGCTCCAGTGCGCGCAGTGCATTTTTGTCGTTGAAGTTGAGACCGCCGAAATTGCGCGCGTTGGTTTCGTCGTTAAAACCGATATACACCGCATCCGCGCCGTTATCCACGGCAGCTTCCAGTGCAGGCAGGCTACCGGCCGGGCATACAAGTTCCATTGCTATTCCAAAATTGTTATTCCAAACGAGTGATTCAAAATCAGTTAACGGTTGCGGCCGCCAGTTGCGCGGCGATGATTTCCAGCCCGCGCTGGGCCCATCGGGGGATGCGATTGCGATCCAGGGCGTCCAGACGGTTTTTTACCGTGAGGCCGATTTCGGTCTGTCCGCCGAGCGATAAGCGGCGCTGGAAGAACAGCGTGTCCGGGTCTTCACTGCCGCAGGCTATGGCGAGAAAGTCCGCGCTGTTGGCGGCGATGGTCGCGTCTGCGGGCACTCCCGCGGGCGCGCGTACGAAGTGCTCGCCGCGTTTGCTGACGCGCAGCTGGATACCCAGGTCGGTAACAGTAACTTCCAGTATCTGATTGTCGAGAAAGTCGAACAGGCCGTCCTCCAACTCCTCATTGAGCTGTCGATTGAGCAGCCGGATAAACGCGACTTCCCCCGGCCAACGGGGCAACCGCGGCAGGACCTTGCAGCCGAGCCGGTAGCCCATACGTGAGAGTGTTTGATTGACCGCTAGCATTTCCCCTCCATGCCGGTCGGTAATAGGGTGATGAGAAAAACCGGCTGCGGTATTTCCTATCGGGTTTTCTTATTCACCGAGTGCGCTCACCCTTCGCGGTCTTCCGATTTCTGTTCCACCTCGAGCATATCGATGCCGCTGATATCCGCCGCGCAAACCAGATCGGTGAGGAACACGTTGATCATTTTGCGACGCAGTTTTTCTTGCAGGTAGTCACCGATTTTTTCCTCCACATAGGAAAAATCCAGCGGCCGCCCCTGCTCCAGGTGCTCCACGTAGATCAAATGCCAGCCGTATTTGGTGGACACCAGCTGTTCAACCAGGCCGGTGCTACCGGCGAACACGGCCTGCTCGAACGGCGCCACGGTATCGCCGGGGCCAACCTGGCCGAGGCTGCCGTCGGCGTCGCGGGAGGAGCAGTCGGAATGCTGGCGCGCCAGTTGCGCAAACTGCAGCAGCGGATCCGGTGCGTTGCGTACTTGCTCCAGTAGTGCTTCGGCCACCTTCTGTTGGCGCTCGCTCGCCCCGTCATCGTCCGGTTTTACTGCAAGCAGGATATGGCGCACTTCCGCCAGCGGCTGCGAGGTGAACTTGTGCCGGTTTTCGACGAAGTAGTCGTAACGCTGTTCGCGGGTGGGCTGCAGCTGCGGCACTTCGCGCTCGAGCAATGCGTCGACCGCGCGATCAAAGTCCTCACTGCCGGTGTCAGCATCGCTGTCGCACAGGCCGCAGTCACTGGCGCGTTCCCGCAACAGCTCGGCCAGCACCAGCGACCGCGCCGCTGCGTAGATGGCCTCCCGCGGCGTGGCCGCGGGGTGATACTGCATCTCGGCGTAGATCATGTCGTCCGGAATAGTCCGGCCGTTGACCTGTACCGGGCCGATAAACAACTGGTCGCTTGCATCGCTCGCCAAAAGTGCGCTCATGACAATCTCCCCCTGTTACAGGATGCTGGTATTTTTCGCGCGTACCACCTGGTAGTTGCGGCGGAAGTACTGCACCGGCACGCTCCATACATGCACCAGGCGGCTAAACGGGAATACCAGGAACAGGGTCAGCCCCAGGAACACATGCAGCTTGTAGATGATGTGCACTTCGCTGATGGCGGCCGCGGCCTCGGCACCGTTGAGCGTGACAATGGACTGCGCCCAGGTCATCAGCTTCAGCATTTCCGCACCGTCCATATGTCCGGCAGATACAAAGATGCTCAACAGGCCGAGGATCAGCTGTACATACAGCATCAACAGGATGGCGATATCCATGCGAGAGGAAGTGGCACGCACCCGCGGATTGGTGAGGCGGCGGTGCAACAGGATCGTCATGCCGATAAAACAGATGATCCCGAACAGTCCGCCGGCACCCATGGCCAGCGCCTGCTTGGTGGATGCCTCAACACCCAGCATGTGCCACACTGCCTTGGGGGTCAGCAGCCCGACAAAGTGGCCGGCGAGAATGGCCAGCACACCGATGTGGAACAGGTAGCTGCCCACCCGCAGTTTTTTCTTTTCCAGCAGCTGGCTGGAGCCGGTGCGCCAGGTGTACTGATCCCGATCGTAGCGAATCAGGCTGCCCACCAGAAAAACCGTGAGCGCGATAAACGGATAGATTCCGAAAAACAGTGTATTGATGTAATTCATCGTTTACTCCTAAGCGTCACCGGTTTTTCCGGCAGTTTGATTGCCCGCATCGACCCAGGTGATGGACTTGTCGTCCTTGAACTGCGTCGCGCTGGGGCGCTGCACACTCTGTTCACAGGCGCTGCCCTGGGCGGCAGAGAAGCTCACGGCCTCCTCTTCCCAGATCTTGTCCAGCGCCTCCGGGGTATCGTCGCGCTCTTCTTTGGCCACCTGTTGTGCAAGGCCCTCGCGGTCCACCTCGACACCGGTGAAATCCACCAGTGCATCAAGCAGCTCCGCATACATGGACTCCTTGTCGCGCAGGCGCGCGGCCAGCAGGGCGAGAATGTGCGAGATATCTTCGAGCCATTCGCGCGCGCCCTCCTCCTGGGTGGCGCAGAACTCAAGGTAGGTGGGCAGGTAGTCCGGCAGCTCCCGTTCGGTGAGTTCAAGGCCGGCACTGCGGTACTGCTTGAGCAACTCCACCATGGCCTGGCCGCGATCGCGGGACTCGCCGTAGATATGCTCGAAAATGTGCAGCGACACTGCGCGGCCGCGTTCAAACAGGCCGTCGTATTCGCTCTGCCAGTCGAGCGGGTCGCGGCACTCGTAGTGCGCGACAAAGCACAGCAGTTTGTCGCGCATGGCCGGCGTCAGGTCTTTGGACTCCGCAATGAAAAACGTGAGCTCCGGCAGATGCTCGACCAGTGCCTCGTCCGGGTAGTCCAGCAGACGGGATATCAACTGTAGGGTTTTCATGGACTGCTCCTGTTAGTCGACAATCTTCGCCGGGATCACCTGGCGTACTGTCTGCTTCTTGCCGCCAAAAATATTGACGGTGTCGTTGCCGGTGCTGCAGCCGTTGCCGAAGCTGAAACCGCAGGAGGACTTCATGTCGTAGGCGTTTTCCGCGTAGGCCTTGTGGCTGGACGGCACCACGAAACGGTCCTCGTAGTTGGCCAGGGCCATATAGCGATACATTTCTTCAACCTGTTGCACGGTGAGGCCGGCTTCTTTCAGCAGCTCGCGGTCCTGCACGCCGTCGACGTGGATACCGCGCATATAGGCGCGCATCACGATCATGCGCTCCAGCGCACGCGCCACCGGCGCCTCGTCGCCCGCGGTGAGCAGGTTGGCGAGGTACTTCAGCGGAATACGCAGGGTGGAGAGATCCGGGATCTCGGCGTTCATGCCCACGGTGACCGTCTCCACGTGGCCTTCCTGTACCGCGTTCTGGATCGGTGACAGCGGCGGCACATACCAGACCATCGGCAGGGTGCGATATTCCGGGTGCAGCGGCAGCGCCACCTTCCAGTCGATCGCCATCTTGTACACCGGGGACTCCTGTGCGGCGTCGATCCACGCCTGCGGGATGCCTTCGGCGCGTGCCGCTTCCTGCACCTTCGGGTCACTCGGGTCGAGGAAGATATCGCACTGCGCCTGGTACAGGTCTTTGTCGTTTTCTACCGCGGCCGCCTCTTCAATGCGGTCGGCGTCGTACAGCAGTACACCCAGGTAACGGATACGGCCGACACAGGTCTCGGAGCAGATGGTGGGCTGGCCGGACTCGATGCGCGGATAGCAGAAAATACACTTCTCGGATTTGCCGGTTTTCCAATTGTAGTAAATCTTTTTGTAGGGACAGCCGGAGACACACATACGCCAGCCACGACATTTGTCCTGGTCGATCAGTACGATGCCGTCTTCCTCGCGTTTGTAGATGGCGCCGCTCGGACAGGACGCGACACAGGCCGGGTTGAGGCAGTGCTCACACAGGCGCGGCAGATACATCATGAAGGTGTTTTCAAACTCACCGTAGATGTCCGCCTGCACTTCGTCGAAGTTCTTGTCCTTCCTGCGCTTTTCAAATTCGGTACCGAGGATTTCCTCCCAGTTGGGGCCCCAGTCGATTTTCTCCATGCGCTGACCGCTGATCAGCGAGCGCGGCCGGGCGACCGGCTGGTGCTTCTGCTCCGGCGCCTTGTGCAGGTTCTGGTAGTCGAAATCGAACGGCTCGTAATAGTCGTCGATTTCCGGCATATCCGGGTTGCCGAAAATATTCGCCAGCACGCGGCGCTTGCCGCCCTGGCGCGGTTCCAGCTTGCCGTTTTTCTTGCGGATCCAGCCGCCGTTGTACTTGTCCTGGTTTTCCCACTCTTTCGGGTAGCCGATACCGGGCTTGGTCTCGACGTTATTAAACCAGGCGTACTCGACCCCTTCCCGAGAGGTCCACACGTTTTTACAGGTAACGGAACAGGTATGGCAGCCGATGCACTTGTCGAGGTTCAGCACCATGCCGATTTGGGCTCTTACTTTCATTGCACTGTCTCCTCTGCGGCACCAGCCACTTTCACGTCTTCTCCGTCGAGCCAGTCGACCTTGTTCATTTTTCTCACGATGACAAATTCGTCGCGGTTACAACCGACGGTGCCGTAGTAGTTGAAGCCATAGGACTGCTGGGCGTAGCCACCGATCATGTGGGTGGGTTTCATCACCGCACGGGTCACGGAGTTGTGGATACCGCCGCGGGTGCCGGTGGTTTCGGCTCCGGGAGTGTTCACGATGCGCTCCTGGGCGTGGTACATCATCGCCATGCCGTCCGGTACACGCTGCGATACCACCGCGCGCGCGGCAATGGCACCGTTGACGTTGAAGATTTCGATCCAGTCGTTGTCTTCAACACCGGCCAGCTTCGCGTCCGTCTCACTCATCCACACGATGGGGCCACCGCGGGACAGGGTCAGCATCAGCAGGTTGTCCGAGTAGGTGCTGTGGATGCCCCACTTCTGGTGCGGGGTAATCCAGTTCAACAGGATTTCCTTGTTGCCGTTGGATTTCTTGTTCAACACCGGCTCGACGGTTTTCAGGTTGATCGGCGGCTTGTACACGCACATGGTCTCGCCGAAGTCGCGCATCCACTCGTGGTCCTGGTAGAACTGCTGGCGACCGGTGATGGTGCGCCAGGGGATCTGCTCGTGGACATTGGTGTAACCGGCGTTGTAGCTCACGTGCTCGTCTTCCAGACCGGACCAGGTGGGTGACGAAATAATCTTGCGCGGCTGGGCAACGATGTCGTTGAAGCGGATTTTTTCCTCTTCCTTCGGCTTCGCCAGATGGGTGTGGTCACGGCCGGTGATCTTGCCCAGTGCCTCCCACGCTTTTACCGCGACCTGACCGTTGGTCTCCGGCGCCAGCGACAGGATCATCTCCGCGGCATCCACCGCCGAATCGATCTTGGCGCGACCGTTGCGATCGGAATCCTCGCTGTAGGTGCGGTTCAGTTTTTTCAGGAAGTCCACTTCCGCTTCGGTGTTCCAGTTGATGCCCTTGCCGCCGTTGCCGAGTTTTTCCAGCAGCGGACCAACCGAGGTGAAGCGGTTATAGGTGTTGGGGTAGTCCCGTTCCACCACGATAATGCTGGGTGCGGTTACGCCGGGCACCAGATCACACTCGCCTTTCCACCAGGCTTTAACCCCGAACGGCTGCGCGATTTCGGTGGGTGTATCGTGGTGGATCGGCAGGGTTACCAGGTCTTTTTCCACACCCAGGTGGCCTTCGGTGAGGGCGGAGAAACTTTTGGCAATGCCCTTGAATATTTCCCAGTCGCTGCGCGCTTCCCAGGCCGGATCCACAGCCTTGGTCAGCGGGTGAATAAACGGATGCATATCCGAGGTATTCATGTCGTCCTTCTCGTACCAGGTTGCGGTGGGCAGGACGATGTCGGAATAGAGACAGGTGGTGGACATGCGGAAGTCCAGGGTCACCAGCAGGTCGACCTTGCCCTCGCTCGGTGCTTCGCGCCAGGTGACGTCTTCCGGTTTCTTGCCACCGGATTCACCCAGGT
Protein-coding sequences here:
- a CDS encoding peptidase U32 family protein — its product is MELVCPAGSLPALEAAVDNGADAVYIGFNDETNARNFGGLNFNDKNALRALERIRNRGRKLFVAINTYAKPSSFTRWQAAVDRAAGLNADAVILADIGLMGYARDKHPQLSLHLSVQASATSAPALEFYRQQFGIRRAVLPRVLSLKQVQQLAAASQVELEVFGFGSLCIMAEGRCHLSSYVTGESPNQNGVCSPAKAVEWRTTGHTLETRLNGVLIDRFAEHENAGYPTLCKGRFMVDGKRQHALEEPTSLNSMALLPELKAAGIQAIKLEGRQRSPAYVAQVVRTWREAIDAALQQGADFSVKQSWRETLAKNSEGKQTTLGAYDRPWQ
- a CDS encoding SCP2 domain-containing protein, giving the protein MLAVNQTLSRMGYRLGCKVLPRLPRWPGEVAFIRLLNRQLNEELEDGLFDFLDNQILEVTVTDLGIQLRVSKRGEHFVRAPAGVPADATIAANSADFLAIACGSEDPDTLFFQRRLSLGGQTEIGLTVKNRLDALDRNRIPRWAQRGLEIIAAQLAAATVN
- a CDS encoding peptidylprolyl isomerase gives rise to the protein MSALLASDASDQLFIGPVQVNGRTIPDDMIYAEMQYHPAATPREAIYAAARSLVLAELLRERASDCGLCDSDADTGSEDFDRAVDALLEREVPQLQPTREQRYDYFVENRHKFTSQPLAEVRHILLAVKPDDDGASERQQKVAEALLEQVRNAPDPLLQFAQLARQHSDCSSRDADGSLGQVGPGDTVAPFEQAVFAGSTGLVEQLVSTKYGWHLIYVEHLEQGRPLDFSYVEEKIGDYLQEKLRRKMINVFLTDLVCAADISGIDMLEVEQKSEDREG
- the narI gene encoding respiratory nitrate reductase subunit gamma, whose translation is MNYINTLFFGIYPFIALTVFLVGSLIRYDRDQYTWRTGSSQLLEKKKLRVGSYLFHIGVLAILAGHFVGLLTPKAVWHMLGVEASTKQALAMGAGGLFGIICFIGMTILLHRRLTNPRVRATSSRMDIAILLMLYVQLILGLLSIFVSAGHMDGAEMLKLMTWAQSIVTLNGAEAAAAISEVHIIYKLHVFLGLTLFLVFPFSRLVHVWSVPVQYFRRNYQVVRAKNTSIL
- the narJ gene encoding nitrate reductase molybdenum cofactor assembly chaperone, with product MKTLQLISRLLDYPDEALVEHLPELTFFIAESKDLTPAMRDKLLCFVAHYECRDPLDWQSEYDGLFERGRAVSLHIFEHIYGESRDRGQAMVELLKQYRSAGLELTERELPDYLPTYLEFCATQEEGAREWLEDISHILALLAARLRDKESMYAELLDALVDFTGVEVDREGLAQQVAKEERDDTPEALDKIWEEEAVSFSAAQGSACEQSVQRPSATQFKDDKSITWVDAGNQTAGKTGDA
- the narH gene encoding nitrate reductase subunit beta, with amino-acid sequence MKVRAQIGMVLNLDKCIGCHTCSVTCKNVWTSREGVEYAWFNNVETKPGIGYPKEWENQDKYNGGWIRKKNGKLEPRQGGKRRVLANIFGNPDMPEIDDYYEPFDFDYQNLHKAPEQKHQPVARPRSLISGQRMEKIDWGPNWEEILGTEFEKRRKDKNFDEVQADIYGEFENTFMMYLPRLCEHCLNPACVASCPSGAIYKREEDGIVLIDQDKCRGWRMCVSGCPYKKIYYNWKTGKSEKCIFCYPRIESGQPTICSETCVGRIRYLGVLLYDADRIEEAAAVENDKDLYQAQCDIFLDPSDPKVQEAARAEGIPQAWIDAAQESPVYKMAIDWKVALPLHPEYRTLPMVWYVPPLSPIQNAVQEGHVETVTVGMNAEIPDLSTLRIPLKYLANLLTAGDEAPVARALERMIVMRAYMRGIHVDGVQDRELLKEAGLTVQQVEEMYRYMALANYEDRFVVPSSHKAYAENAYDMKSSCGFSFGNGCSTGNDTVNIFGGKKQTVRQVIPAKIVD